From Haloglomus litoreum, the proteins below share one genomic window:
- a CDS encoding pyridoxal-phosphate-dependent aminotransferase family protein, protein MSGHHGRSTMQRPQVGELSPPDRLLMGPGPSEVHPRTLRAMAAPPVGHLDPAFIEVMDETQELLRHVLRTENQWTIPVSGTGSASMEAAIGNLTRPGDTVLVPSNGYFGDRMAAMVRRAGGEPVRVDAPWGEPLDPDDVNEAFAEHDPDLFGFVHAETSTGVKQPDVPALTDIAHDNDALVIADVVTSLGGVEFRMDEWGVDAAYSAGQKCLSCPPGASPLSLNGRAMERVQSREERPRSWYLDLTLLDEYWGDERAYHHTAPVSNVYALRESLRLVVEEGLEERWARHERVAGALREGLAAMGLEPVAEPDWWLPSLNTARLPETAHVEPGDVIDRMLHEHDIEIAGGLGDLAGEVLRVGCMGHGARPDNVTALVAALGDSLLALGVDVDADAGLSTVRASLRES, encoded by the coding sequence ATGTCGGGTCATCACGGACGTTCGACCATGCAACGCCCACAGGTCGGCGAGCTATCGCCACCGGACCGGCTGCTGATGGGCCCCGGCCCGAGCGAGGTCCATCCGCGGACGCTCCGCGCGATGGCTGCGCCCCCCGTCGGCCACCTCGACCCCGCGTTCATCGAGGTGATGGACGAGACACAGGAACTGCTGCGCCACGTCCTCCGGACCGAGAACCAGTGGACCATCCCGGTCTCCGGGACCGGGAGCGCGTCGATGGAGGCCGCCATCGGAAACCTCACCCGCCCCGGCGACACGGTGCTGGTCCCGTCGAACGGCTACTTCGGTGACCGGATGGCCGCGATGGTCCGGCGCGCCGGCGGCGAGCCCGTCCGCGTCGACGCGCCGTGGGGCGAGCCGCTCGACCCCGACGACGTGAACGAGGCGTTCGCCGAGCACGACCCGGACCTGTTCGGCTTCGTCCACGCCGAGACCTCCACCGGCGTCAAGCAGCCCGACGTGCCCGCACTCACCGACATCGCCCATGACAACGACGCGCTGGTCATCGCGGACGTGGTCACGTCGCTGGGCGGCGTCGAGTTCCGGATGGACGAGTGGGGCGTCGATGCGGCCTACTCGGCCGGCCAGAAGTGCCTCTCCTGCCCGCCCGGCGCGTCGCCGCTCTCGCTCAACGGCCGCGCGATGGAGCGGGTCCAGTCCCGCGAGGAGCGGCCCCGCTCGTGGTACCTGGACCTCACGCTGCTGGACGAGTACTGGGGCGACGAGCGCGCGTACCATCACACCGCCCCCGTCTCGAACGTCTACGCGCTCCGTGAGTCCCTCCGGCTCGTCGTCGAGGAGGGGCTCGAGGAGCGCTGGGCCCGCCACGAGCGGGTCGCGGGCGCGCTCCGCGAGGGGCTGGCCGCGATGGGCCTGGAACCGGTCGCCGAGCCGGACTGGTGGCTCCCCTCGCTCAACACCGCCCGCCTCCCCGAGACCGCCCACGTCGAACCCGGCGACGTCATCGACCGGATGCTCCACGAGCACGACATCGAGATCGCCGGCGGGCTCGGGGACCTCGCGGGGGAGGTACTCCGCGTGGGCTGTATGGGCCACGGTGCCCGCCCGGACAACGTGACCGCGCTCGTCGCCGCGCTGGGCGACTCGCTGCTCGCGCTGGGCGTCGATGTCGACGCGGACGCCGGGCTGAGTACGGTCCGGGCGTCGCTCCGCGAGTCGTAG
- a CDS encoding esterase/lipase family protein — protein sequence MSLANGSRGWPFSADLRANLRELKRARRHGGCHDECDRERADATRLPWNTGGLYGGWGGHDHHGTEPGAERTPVVFVHGNQRDACDWEAHAEFFLQRGYLGDELWAVTFRDGSPSHREMAASLADFVDQVRNETGADAVSVVAHSLGVTGARWWLSEYDEYDHVDSVVGLAGANHGSVLNRWADNAGMSEDTYKVTPFLRDDYDRDEDHPLARLNADETPGDVDYYTLRGTEDPLFWGCPESPELDGATNVALETDHDGVRTERRARRLVFEWVSGEHAYDLSLQVGLPDPATGDGDG from the coding sequence GTGTCTCTTGCCAACGGCTCACGCGGCTGGCCATTCTCGGCAGATCTGCGGGCGAACCTGCGAGAACTGAAGCGCGCGCGGCGCCACGGCGGGTGCCACGACGAGTGCGACCGCGAGCGGGCCGACGCCACGCGGCTCCCCTGGAACACCGGCGGCCTGTACGGCGGCTGGGGCGGCCACGACCACCACGGCACCGAACCGGGGGCGGAGCGGACCCCGGTCGTGTTCGTCCACGGCAACCAGCGCGACGCCTGCGACTGGGAGGCCCACGCGGAGTTCTTCCTGCAGCGTGGCTACCTCGGCGACGAGCTGTGGGCGGTGACGTTCCGCGACGGCAGCCCGAGCCACCGGGAGATGGCGGCCTCGCTGGCCGACTTCGTCGACCAGGTCCGCAACGAGACCGGCGCCGATGCGGTGTCGGTGGTGGCCCACAGCCTGGGCGTGACCGGCGCCCGGTGGTGGCTCTCCGAGTACGACGAGTACGACCACGTCGACAGCGTCGTCGGCCTCGCTGGGGCCAACCACGGCTCCGTGCTGAACCGCTGGGCCGACAACGCCGGGATGTCCGAGGACACCTACAAGGTGACCCCCTTCCTCCGGGACGACTACGACCGTGACGAGGACCACCCGCTCGCGCGGCTGAACGCCGACGAGACGCCCGGCGACGTCGACTACTACACGCTCCGCGGGACCGAGGACCCGCTGTTCTGGGGCTGCCCGGAGAGCCCCGAACTCGACGGCGCGACCAACGTGGCGCTGGAGACCGACCACGACGGGGTCCGGACCGAGCGTCGCGCCCGGAGGCTCGTCTTCGAGTGGGTCTCGGGCGAGCACGCGTACGACCTGAGCCTGCAGGTCGGGCTCCCCGACCCGGCGACAGGCGACGGGGACGGCTGA
- the pyrB gene encoding aspartate carbamoyltransferase has product MRHDHLISARQLSRGDVETVLDRAAEFDAGERVARDDDLLGLCFFEPSTRTKMSFDTAMKRLGGDTVDMGTVESSSVKKGESLADTVRVVAGYADALVLRHPSEGAAKLASEFVDVPVINAGDGAGQHPTQTLLDLYTIRENAGLDDITVGIMGDLKYGRTVHSLAEALTEFDVRQHFISPESLRLPRNVRYDLHEAGADVREHTDLAGILPELDVLYVTRIQRERFPDENEYREVAGEYRIDADTLDAAREDLTVMHPLPRVDEIAPDVDETDHATYFEQAHNGVPVRMALLDLMLSGDGGDGR; this is encoded by the coding sequence ATGCGGCACGACCACCTCATCAGCGCCAGACAGCTCTCGCGGGGCGACGTGGAGACGGTGCTGGACCGCGCCGCCGAGTTCGACGCCGGCGAGCGTGTCGCCCGGGACGACGACCTGCTCGGGCTGTGCTTCTTCGAGCCGTCGACACGGACGAAGATGAGCTTCGACACCGCGATGAAACGTCTCGGCGGCGACACCGTCGACATGGGCACCGTCGAGTCGTCGTCGGTCAAGAAGGGCGAGTCGCTGGCGGACACCGTCCGCGTCGTCGCGGGGTACGCCGACGCGCTGGTCCTGCGCCACCCCAGCGAGGGCGCGGCGAAACTGGCCAGCGAGTTCGTCGACGTCCCCGTCATCAACGCCGGCGACGGCGCCGGCCAGCACCCGACCCAGACCCTGCTCGACCTCTACACCATCCGCGAGAACGCCGGCCTCGACGACATCACGGTCGGCATCATGGGCGACCTGAAGTACGGCCGGACGGTCCACTCCCTGGCCGAGGCGCTCACGGAGTTCGACGTCCGGCAGCACTTCATCAGCCCGGAGTCGCTCCGGCTCCCGCGGAACGTCCGCTACGACCTCCACGAGGCGGGCGCCGACGTGCGCGAGCACACCGATCTCGCGGGCATCCTGCCCGAGCTGGACGTCCTGTACGTCACGCGCATCCAGCGCGAGCGGTTCCCCGACGAGAACGAGTACCGGGAGGTCGCCGGCGAGTACCGCATCGATGCCGACACCCTCGACGCGGCGCGCGAGGACCTGACCGTGATGCATCCGCTGCCTCGGGTGGACGAGATCGCGCCCGACGTCGACGAGACCGACCACGCGACCTACTTCGAACAGGCCCACAACGGCGTCCCCGTACGGATGGCGCTGCTGGACCTGATGCTCTCCGGGGACGGGGGTGATGGCCGATGA
- a CDS encoding RAD55 family ATPase: MADRLRTGIEVLDRKLDGGIPAGSIVALTAAPASQAELFLYELTATRGTLYISLDRTGDAVSDSIANSPTTTGSPTVRDVAGEAPLDNAAKLVSALPESSNLIVDPLNILESQEPARFRNFMNELQNHIYNTGSLALLHCLDGHSIPPLRDTTLHMADIVFDLKTIESGDDIENRLAVPKFRGGRALNDIIKLELSEEVAIDTSRDIA; the protein is encoded by the coding sequence ATGGCGGACCGGCTTCGGACTGGCATCGAGGTGCTCGACCGGAAGCTCGATGGAGGGATCCCCGCCGGTAGCATCGTCGCTCTCACCGCCGCTCCCGCGAGCCAGGCCGAGCTGTTCCTCTACGAACTCACCGCCACCCGCGGCACCCTGTACATCTCGCTGGACCGGACCGGCGACGCGGTGTCGGACTCCATCGCCAACTCCCCCACGACCACCGGCAGCCCGACCGTCCGTGACGTGGCCGGGGAGGCGCCGCTGGACAACGCCGCCAAGCTGGTGTCGGCGCTCCCGGAGTCCTCGAACCTCATCGTCGACCCGCTGAACATCCTCGAGAGCCAGGAGCCGGCCCGGTTCCGGAACTTCATGAACGAACTCCAGAACCACATCTACAACACCGGCTCGCTGGCGCTGCTCCACTGTCTGGACGGCCACTCCATCCCGCCCCTCCGGGACACCACCCTCCACATGGCGGACATCGTCTTCGACCTGAAGACCATCGAGAGCGGCGACGACATCGAGAACCGCCTCGCGGTACCGAAGTTCCGTGGCGGCCGTGCGCTCAACGACATCATCAAGCTGGAGCTGTCCGAGGAGGTCGCCATCGACACCTCCCGGGACATCGCGTGA
- a CDS encoding thioredoxin domain-containing protein produces MPTVDRNRLDDAASPYLQQHADNPVNWQPWDDEALAAAREQDVPVFLSVGYSACHWCHVMEEESFEDDEVAGVLNESFVPIKVDREERPDIDSLYITVCQLVRGQAGWPLSVFLTPEGKPFYVGTYFPKEATRGQPGFLQLLRDVRDNWSDPEEREEIEDRAEQWAAAARGELEDVPDQPGTAPDAAFLDAAASAALRSADRQHGGFGQGQKFPQPGRLHVLLRAHDRAGRDTYREVVEETLDAMANNGLYDHLGGGFHRYCVDRSWTVPHFEKMLYDNAEIPRAFLAGYQVTGEERYAAVVRETFAFLDRELRHPDGGFYATLDARSPPLDGRSGEAGELEEGAFYAWTPDEVRAALDTSGDHDDLDADLLCDRFGVTGAGNFEAGLSVLTRAADIEVLAGEYGLDTTEVSERLDASTRTLREARADRPRPRRDEKVLAGWNGLAIAALAEGALVLEDDRWAGLATDALDFVRDRLWDADGVPAGSADGDSGEAVGRLQRRWKDGDAGIDGYLEDYAFLGRGALACYEATGGVEHLAFALDLARCIEASFWDADRGTLYFTPAGGESLVARPQELGDSSTPSSAGVATSLLAALDGFVDHDRFGDVAEAVVGTHASTLESNPLKHPTLTLAADDVAVGPLELTIASEDDLPDAWRATLARTYLPGRLLAPRPATDDALAEWLDTLGGERAPPIWADRGARDGEPTVYACRSRTCSPPTHDLAGALEWAADLGPGGSDPDGGE; encoded by the coding sequence ATGCCCACCGTCGACCGCAACCGCCTGGACGATGCTGCCTCCCCCTACCTTCAGCAGCACGCCGACAACCCCGTCAACTGGCAGCCCTGGGACGACGAGGCGCTCGCGGCCGCCCGCGAGCAGGACGTGCCGGTCTTCCTCTCGGTCGGCTACTCCGCCTGCCACTGGTGTCACGTGATGGAGGAGGAGAGCTTCGAGGACGACGAGGTCGCCGGCGTCCTCAACGAGTCGTTCGTCCCCATCAAGGTGGACCGCGAGGAGCGCCCGGACATCGACTCGCTGTACATCACGGTCTGCCAGCTCGTTCGCGGGCAGGCCGGGTGGCCGCTGTCGGTCTTCCTCACGCCCGAGGGGAAGCCGTTCTACGTGGGGACCTACTTCCCGAAGGAGGCCACGCGCGGCCAGCCCGGCTTCCTGCAGCTCCTGCGCGACGTGCGCGACAACTGGTCGGACCCCGAGGAGCGCGAGGAGATCGAGGACCGTGCCGAGCAGTGGGCCGCGGCCGCGCGCGGCGAGCTGGAGGACGTCCCCGACCAGCCCGGGACGGCGCCGGACGCGGCGTTCCTCGACGCCGCCGCCTCGGCCGCACTCCGGTCGGCCGACCGCCAGCACGGCGGCTTCGGGCAGGGCCAGAAGTTCCCCCAGCCCGGCCGCCTGCACGTCCTCCTGCGCGCGCACGACCGCGCGGGGCGGGACACCTACCGCGAGGTCGTCGAGGAGACGCTGGACGCGATGGCGAACAACGGTCTGTACGACCACCTCGGCGGCGGCTTCCACCGCTACTGCGTGGACCGCTCGTGGACGGTGCCGCACTTCGAGAAGATGCTGTACGACAACGCCGAGATCCCGCGCGCGTTCCTCGCGGGCTACCAGGTCACCGGCGAGGAACGCTACGCGGCGGTGGTCCGGGAGACGTTCGCCTTCCTCGACCGCGAGCTGCGCCACCCCGACGGTGGGTTCTACGCCACGCTCGACGCCCGGAGCCCGCCGCTCGACGGCCGCTCGGGGGAGGCCGGCGAACTGGAGGAGGGGGCCTTCTACGCCTGGACGCCCGACGAGGTCCGCGCGGCCCTCGACACGTCCGGCGACCACGACGACCTCGACGCCGACCTCCTGTGCGACCGCTTCGGCGTCACCGGCGCGGGCAACTTCGAGGCGGGCCTGTCGGTCCTCACCCGCGCCGCCGATATCGAGGTTCTCGCGGGCGAGTACGGGCTCGACACGACCGAGGTCTCCGAACGCCTGGACGCGTCCACCCGGACACTCCGCGAGGCCCGCGCCGACCGCCCCCGGCCCCGCCGCGACGAGAAGGTGCTGGCGGGCTGGAACGGACTCGCCATCGCCGCGCTCGCCGAGGGCGCCCTCGTCCTCGAGGACGACCGCTGGGCCGGGCTCGCCACGGACGCCCTGGACTTCGTCCGTGACCGCCTGTGGGACGCCGACGGCGTGCCGGCGGGCAGCGCGGATGGGGACTCGGGCGAGGCGGTCGGTCGGCTCCAGCGCCGCTGGAAGGACGGTGATGCCGGCATCGACGGGTACCTCGAGGACTACGCGTTCCTCGGGCGCGGGGCGCTGGCCTGCTACGAGGCGACCGGTGGGGTCGAGCACCTCGCGTTCGCGCTCGATCTGGCGCGCTGCATCGAGGCCTCGTTCTGGGACGCCGACCGCGGGACGCTCTACTTCACGCCGGCCGGCGGTGAGTCCCTGGTCGCGCGGCCGCAGGAGCTCGGCGACTCCTCGACCCCGTCGAGCGCGGGCGTCGCCACGTCCCTGCTCGCCGCGCTCGACGGCTTCGTCGACCACGACCGCTTCGGCGACGTGGCCGAGGCCGTCGTCGGCACCCACGCCTCGACGCTGGAGTCGAACCCGCTCAAGCACCCGACGCTGACGCTGGCGGCCGACGACGTGGCCGTCGGGCCGCTCGAACTGACCATCGCGTCGGAGGACGACCTCCCGGACGCCTGGCGCGCGACGCTCGCGCGTACCTACCTGCCCGGGCGCCTGCTCGCGCCCCGGCCGGCGACCGACGACGCGCTCGCGGAGTGGCTCGACACGCTCGGGGGCGAGCGCGCACCGCCCATCTGGGCCGACCGTGGCGCGCGCGACGGCGAGCCGACGGTGTACGCCTGTCGGTCGCGTACCTGCTCGCCGCCGACCCACGACCTCGCGGGGGCGCTGGAGTGGGCTGCGGACCTCGGGCCCGGCGGGTCCGACCCCGACGGGGGTGAGTGA
- a CDS encoding thioredoxin family protein: MVDQRNEATEPAGDRLETMRPNPAWDEASYSDAVETLAGLPADAVVKVWGGDWCKDCRKQLPDFGAALEAAGITGDRVEHYPVEKLDDGSKTGPLVEEYGIELIPTVVIERDGEELARFVEEEPVPILVSLAEQLADRDI; encoded by the coding sequence ATGGTCGACCAACGGAACGAGGCAACGGAGCCCGCGGGGGACCGTCTGGAGACGATGCGGCCGAACCCGGCGTGGGACGAGGCGTCGTACTCGGACGCTGTCGAGACGCTCGCCGGACTCCCCGCCGACGCCGTCGTGAAGGTCTGGGGCGGTGACTGGTGCAAGGACTGCCGCAAGCAGCTCCCCGACTTCGGCGCCGCGCTCGAGGCCGCGGGCATCACCGGCGACCGCGTCGAGCACTATCCCGTCGAGAAGCTGGACGACGGCTCCAAGACCGGCCCGCTCGTCGAGGAGTACGGTATCGAGCTCATCCCGACGGTCGTGATCGAGCGTGATGGCGAGGAGCTCGCGCGGTTCGTCGAGGAGGAGCCGGTCCCCATCCTCGTCTCGCTCGCCGAGCAGCTGGCTGACCGGGATATCTGA
- a CDS encoding helix-turn-helix domain-containing protein — MRYVDFLLIPRGRYLHPADGAVADDPDVHREAIHHFNVLEDGSAVVLLEFSGDADRLEQLVGDNPDVISYDLSVSETGIFSYSRITADEDLQQLYSVPQRRELVLDTPMRYTDRGALEVRAIGNQRAIREAIGDVPEGLGLKFLSTGEYDPDQPDSGDQLTERQREILRTAVEMGYYEEPRQTNYQELADELDLSSGTVGEHLRKIESAVLKRLVP, encoded by the coding sequence ATGAGGTACGTCGACTTCCTGCTCATCCCGCGGGGGCGCTATCTCCACCCGGCCGACGGCGCGGTGGCCGACGACCCCGACGTGCACCGGGAGGCCATCCACCACTTCAACGTGCTCGAGGACGGCTCCGCGGTCGTGCTGCTGGAGTTCTCCGGCGACGCCGACCGCCTGGAGCAACTGGTCGGCGACAACCCGGACGTCATCTCGTACGACCTCTCGGTCTCGGAGACGGGCATCTTCTCGTACTCGCGCATCACCGCCGATGAGGACCTGCAGCAGCTGTACAGCGTCCCCCAGCGGCGCGAACTTGTCCTGGACACGCCGATGCGCTACACCGACCGCGGGGCGCTGGAGGTCCGTGCCATCGGCAACCAGCGCGCCATCCGCGAGGCCATCGGGGACGTGCCCGAGGGGCTGGGACTGAAGTTCCTCTCCACTGGAGAGTACGACCCGGACCAGCCCGACTCGGGCGACCAGCTCACCGAACGCCAGCGCGAGATCCTCCGGACAGCCGTCGAGATGGGCTACTACGAGGAGCCCCGGCAGACCAACTACCAGGAACTCGCCGACGAACTGGACCTCTCCTCCGGCACCGTGGGTGAGCACCTCCGGAAGATCGAGTCGGCGGTGCTGAAGCGGCTCGTCCCCTGA
- a CDS encoding DUF488 family protein, which yields MTGTVDETYVAALQHDLVDPGDASLVGVVRRPTGWFRAATDENRPALGPPEALLDEAKDRTAELKRRGMCDEGAHNAAWEETDFARRYREYLDADGAAAEALADLAARVDDGEDIWLVCFEGDGKRCHRHTLLEHLRERL from the coding sequence ATGACCGGAACCGTGGACGAGACGTACGTCGCGGCGCTCCAGCACGACCTGGTCGACCCCGGCGACGCCAGCCTCGTCGGCGTGGTCCGACGGCCGACGGGCTGGTTCCGGGCCGCGACGGACGAGAACCGACCCGCTCTCGGGCCTCCGGAGGCGCTCCTCGACGAGGCGAAAGACCGGACGGCGGAGCTGAAGCGCCGCGGCATGTGCGACGAGGGGGCCCACAACGCGGCCTGGGAGGAGACCGATTTCGCGCGTCGGTACCGCGAGTACCTCGATGCCGACGGGGCGGCTGCCGAGGCACTGGCCGACCTCGCCGCCCGCGTCGACGACGGCGAGGACATCTGGCTGGTCTGCTTCGAGGGCGACGGGAAGCGCTGTCACCGACACACGCTCCTCGAACACCTGCGCGAGCGTCTCTGA
- the pyrI gene encoding aspartate carbamoyltransferase regulatory subunit produces MTDADQELRVSKIVNGTVIDHIAAGQALNVLAILDIDGSGGEEVSVGMNVPSDRLGRKDIVKVEGRELSPAEVDVLSLIAPAATINIVRDYDVVEKSRVTRPEVVTGILSCPNTNCISTAGEPVESRFEVLDDAVRCGYCDELLREDLAAHIATD; encoded by the coding sequence ATGACCGACGCCGACCAGGAGCTGCGTGTCTCGAAGATCGTCAACGGGACCGTCATCGACCACATCGCGGCCGGCCAGGCGCTCAACGTCCTCGCCATCCTCGACATCGACGGGTCCGGCGGCGAGGAGGTCTCGGTCGGGATGAACGTCCCCTCCGACCGGCTGGGCCGCAAGGACATCGTGAAGGTCGAGGGCCGGGAGCTGAGCCCCGCCGAGGTCGACGTCCTCTCGCTCATCGCCCCCGCCGCGACCATCAACATCGTCCGCGACTACGACGTGGTCGAGAAGAGCCGCGTCACGCGCCCCGAGGTGGTGACGGGCATCCTCTCCTGCCCGAACACGAACTGCATCTCGACCGCGGGCGAGCCCGTCGAGTCGCGGTTCGAGGTCCTCGACGACGCCGTCCGGTGTGGTTACTGCGACGAGTTGCTCCGGGAGGACCTGGCGGCCCACATCGCGACCGACTGA
- the purD gene encoding phosphoribosylamine--glycine ligase → MSTSKHERVLLVGGGGREHAVARAVDRAADATLYACASNRNPGIDALAEEYHVVESETDPDAVVGVAQDVGATLAVVGPEAPLQAGVTDALDEAGIYAFAPKADEARIETDKRFQREFMRDEAIPGCPAFEAFEDADAAADYVASVDHDVAVKPRGLTGGKGVRVTGDQLTQSEAVEYVRESDYDEWVVEERLVGEEFTVQAFVANGSVRTSPAVQDHKRAYEGDEGPNTGGMGSYTDASFELPFMTEADYDDAVEVIEAVVDAMPEYKGILYGQFMLTADGPKVVEFNARFGDPEAMNTLPVLETDFVELLRDARAGADLPELAFDAQATVCKYAVPAGYPTDPEAGAEVRIDEESAAEVGAQLFYASVDARDDGAVFTTTSRSFAVVGVADTIAAAEELAEAALAEAGEEGLRVRHDIGKADLVQSRIDHMKQLRGE, encoded by the coding sequence ATGAGCACGAGCAAGCACGAGCGGGTCCTGCTGGTCGGCGGCGGCGGGCGCGAGCACGCCGTCGCGCGGGCCGTCGACCGGGCCGCGGACGCCACGCTGTACGCGTGTGCGTCGAACCGCAACCCCGGCATCGACGCGCTGGCCGAGGAGTACCACGTCGTCGAGTCCGAGACCGACCCCGACGCCGTGGTCGGGGTCGCACAGGACGTGGGCGCCACCCTCGCGGTCGTCGGACCGGAGGCGCCGCTGCAGGCGGGCGTGACCGACGCCCTCGACGAGGCCGGCATCTACGCGTTCGCCCCCAAAGCGGACGAGGCCCGCATCGAGACGGACAAGCGCTTCCAGCGGGAGTTCATGCGCGACGAGGCCATCCCGGGCTGCCCGGCGTTCGAGGCCTTCGAGGACGCCGACGCGGCCGCCGACTACGTCGCCTCCGTGGACCACGACGTGGCGGTCAAGCCCCGCGGCCTGACGGGCGGGAAGGGCGTCCGGGTGACGGGCGACCAGCTCACGCAGTCCGAGGCCGTCGAGTACGTCCGCGAGAGCGACTACGACGAGTGGGTCGTCGAGGAGCGCCTCGTCGGCGAGGAGTTCACGGTCCAGGCGTTCGTCGCCAACGGCTCGGTCCGCACCTCGCCCGCTGTCCAGGACCACAAGCGCGCCTACGAGGGCGACGAGGGCCCCAACACCGGCGGGATGGGCTCGTACACGGACGCCTCGTTCGAGCTGCCGTTCATGACCGAGGCCGACTACGACGACGCCGTCGAGGTCATCGAGGCCGTCGTCGACGCCATGCCGGAGTACAAGGGCATCCTCTACGGCCAGTTCATGCTCACGGCCGACGGGCCGAAGGTCGTCGAGTTCAACGCCCGCTTCGGCGACCCGGAGGCGATGAACACGCTGCCCGTGCTGGAGACGGACTTCGTCGAACTCCTGCGCGATGCGCGCGCCGGGGCGGACCTGCCGGAACTCGCGTTCGACGCGCAGGCGACCGTCTGCAAGTACGCCGTCCCCGCGGGCTACCCGACCGACCCCGAGGCCGGTGCCGAGGTCCGAATCGACGAGGAGTCGGCGGCCGAGGTGGGGGCCCAGCTGTTCTACGCCAGCGTCGACGCGCGCGACGACGGCGCCGTGTTCACCACGACCTCCCGGTCGTTCGCCGTGGTCGGGGTGGCCGACACCATCGCCGCGGCCGAGGAACTGGCCGAGGCCGCGCTCGCCGAGGCCGGCGAGGAGGGGCTGCGCGTGCGCCACGACATCGGGAAAGCCGACCTCGTGCAGTCGCGTATCGACCACATGAAGCAGTTGCGCGGCGAGTAA
- a CDS encoding sensor histidine kinase, which translates to MSDDSPRDELASGTVEDGDDPRAVGAGHLLALADRLDEVIWVMRADFSEVLYVNRAFEELWGYSRREMSDSIEGHLDAIHPEDRDDVREAMAQQAAAVADGRDEEVHYDFRLRRDDQVRWIESVAFSIQGGMNHEPAIGGISRDVTERVRRERRLQEQVERLDQATSFITHDLRNPLNVAQGRLEQYRATADPENLDAVAEAIDRIEAITTDMLELVSLESSDEPRRPVDVGTIARRAWNTVDTREAELVVVDDVTVMADASHLRSLLENLIRNAVGHGGDDVTVRVGALPGGAGFYLEDSGRGIPEPERESALEHGYSTGYSGTGTGLTIVRRVAEAHGWDMSLAESAEGGLRVEFGHESGATADGGVDESEDGWFDAAD; encoded by the coding sequence ATGAGCGACGACAGCCCCCGCGACGAACTGGCAAGCGGGACCGTCGAGGACGGGGACGACCCCCGGGCCGTCGGTGCCGGCCACCTGCTCGCGCTCGCGGATCGGCTGGACGAGGTCATCTGGGTGATGCGGGCGGATTTCTCCGAGGTACTCTACGTCAACCGGGCGTTCGAGGAGCTGTGGGGCTACAGCCGGCGAGAGATGAGCGACTCGATAGAGGGCCACCTCGATGCGATCCACCCGGAGGACCGCGACGACGTCCGCGAGGCGATGGCCCAGCAGGCCGCGGCCGTCGCCGACGGCCGGGACGAGGAGGTCCACTACGACTTCCGCCTCCGTCGTGACGACCAGGTCCGGTGGATCGAGTCGGTCGCTTTCTCCATCCAGGGCGGCATGAACCACGAACCGGCCATCGGCGGCATCTCTCGCGACGTGACCGAACGGGTGCGGCGCGAGCGACGGCTCCAGGAGCAGGTCGAACGGCTGGACCAGGCGACCAGCTTCATCACCCACGACCTCCGGAACCCGCTGAACGTCGCGCAGGGGCGCCTGGAGCAGTACCGCGCCACCGCCGACCCCGAGAACCTCGACGCCGTGGCCGAGGCCATCGACCGCATCGAGGCCATCACGACTGACATGCTCGAGCTCGTGAGTCTCGAATCCTCGGACGAGCCCCGACGGCCCGTCGATGTGGGGACGATCGCCCGGCGAGCGTGGAACACCGTCGACACCCGGGAGGCCGAACTGGTGGTCGTGGACGACGTGACCGTGATGGCCGACGCCAGTCACCTCCGGTCCCTGCTGGAGAACCTGATCCGGAACGCGGTGGGCCACGGTGGCGACGATGTGACGGTCCGCGTCGGGGCACTCCCCGGCGGGGCGGGGTTCTACCTCGAGGACTCCGGGCGGGGCATCCCCGAACCGGAGCGGGAGTCGGCGCTGGAACACGGCTACTCGACCGGCTACAGCGGCACCGGAACCGGTCTGACCATCGTCCGCCGGGTCGCGGAGGCCCACGGCTGGGACATGTCGCTGGCCGAGAGCGCCGAGGGCGGGCTCAGGGTCGAGTTCGGACACGAGAGCGGGGCGACAGCGGACGGGGGCGTGGACGAGTCCGAAGACGGGTGGTTCGACGCGGCGGACTGA